The DNA segment GGCCTCGTGCATCTCGCGCGCCAGCACCGGGATTGGTTTGTTGCGGTAGGTGCCGTCCTGGCCGTGCTCCAGCGGCGGGATGGCGTCGTACTTGGGATCGAAGCGGTCGCGCGACACGCACCAGCGGTCGCCGGCGGGGCTGGTGATCAGTGCATCGCCGGGCTGGTAGCGGTTGGGGCCTTCGCGGCTGATCAACTCGCCAGCCTCGGTGGCGAACGCCACGTCGACCACTTCATGCTTG comes from the Cupriavidus sp. P-10 genome and includes:
- a CDS encoding PGDYG domain-containing protein translates to MPRLTHIDLRSDPDAAFYLKHEVVDVAFATEAGELISREGPNRYQPGDALITSPAGDRWCVSRDRFDPKYDAIPPLEHGQDGTYRNKPIPVLAREMHEAFSIERSAGGDVLHGKPGDWLMQYAPGDYGITERARFEQVYRPLQD